One Leptolyngbya sp. 'hensonii' DNA segment encodes these proteins:
- a CDS encoding carotenoid oxygenase family protein encodes MPNSQLLSDKSSSSFDYQDWEKGYRSQPQEFDYWIDQIEGEIPPELQGTLFRNGPGLLDVKGQRIHHPFDGDGLICRIAFTQGKAHFRNRFVRTEGFLAEQAAGKILYRGVFGTQKPGGWLANAFDFKLKHIANTNVLYWGRKLLALWEAAAPYRLDPRTLDTLGQDYFDGVLQRGTAFSAHPRIDPNCVWDQGAPHLVNFSTRPGRSTTITIYELDQSGTIVQQHDHAVPGFAFMHDFAITPNYCIFFQNPMRFNPLPFALGLRAAGECMTFQADRPTRMLLIPRHAGAGASMRILETKAGFVFHHANAFEQGHQVVVDSICYASFPALEPQADYRQTDFTALPEGQLWRFTLDPTRGTVQQELLESRCCEFPTIHPDRVGRPYRYVFTGAAHQPQGNAPLQAILKLDLETGVRQVWSMAPRGFAGEPLFVPRPHSTAEDDGWVFSLMYNAAHNRSELVILDGRDLELGPIARLRLKHHIPYGLHGSFTPQYFGPDVNVTEN; translated from the coding sequence ATGCCAAACAGTCAATTGCTGTCAGACAAATCATCTTCATCCTTCGATTATCAGGATTGGGAAAAGGGATATCGGTCCCAGCCTCAGGAGTTTGACTACTGGATTGATCAGATCGAGGGAGAGATTCCGCCAGAGTTGCAGGGGACACTGTTCCGCAATGGTCCCGGTCTACTGGATGTGAAGGGGCAGCGAATCCACCATCCTTTTGACGGGGATGGTCTGATTTGCAGGATTGCCTTTACCCAGGGAAAAGCCCATTTCCGCAATCGCTTCGTTCGCACGGAGGGGTTCCTGGCCGAACAGGCGGCAGGGAAGATTCTGTATCGAGGAGTATTTGGCACTCAGAAGCCAGGAGGCTGGCTGGCCAATGCTTTTGACTTCAAACTGAAGCATATTGCCAATACCAATGTGCTTTACTGGGGCCGTAAACTCCTGGCTCTCTGGGAAGCGGCGGCTCCTTATCGGCTCGACCCCAGAACTCTGGACACCCTGGGGCAGGACTATTTTGATGGAGTCTTGCAGCGTGGCACGGCTTTTTCCGCCCATCCCCGCATCGATCCCAACTGTGTGTGGGATCAGGGGGCTCCCCATCTGGTCAATTTTTCAACTCGCCCTGGTCGTTCTACGACAATCACGATCTATGAGTTGGATCAAAGCGGCACGATCGTGCAGCAGCATGACCATGCTGTCCCCGGTTTTGCCTTCATGCACGACTTTGCCATTACCCCCAACTACTGCATCTTTTTCCAAAATCCGATGCGATTTAATCCTCTGCCTTTTGCACTGGGGCTGCGGGCTGCTGGGGAATGCATGACCTTCCAGGCTGATCGGCCCACCCGCATGCTTCTGATTCCCCGCCATGCAGGGGCCGGGGCTTCGATGCGGATTCTGGAAACGAAGGCCGGATTTGTCTTCCACCATGCCAATGCCTTTGAGCAGGGGCACCAGGTGGTGGTCGATTCCATCTGTTATGCCTCTTTCCCGGCCCTGGAACCCCAGGCAGACTACCGACAGACAGATTTCACGGCTTTACCGGAAGGGCAACTCTGGCGTTTTACCCTGGACCCGACCAGAGGGACAGTCCAGCAGGAACTTCTGGAAAGTCGCTGCTGTGAGTTTCCGACCATTCATCCCGATCGGGTGGGCCGTCCCTATCGCTATGTTTTCACGGGAGCGGCCCATCAACCCCAGGGCAATGCTCCCCTGCAGGCCATCCTGAAACTGGACCTGGAAACGGGAGTCCGACAGGTATGGAGCATGGCTCCTCGGGGATTTGCTGGTGAGCCCCTGTTTGTCCCCCGACCCCATAGCACCGCTGAAGACGATGGTTGGGTCTTTTCCCTGATGTACAATGCGGCCCACAATCGCTCTGAGCTGGTGATCCTGGATGGTCGTGATTTGGAACTGGGACCGATCGCCCGCTTGCGCTTAAAACATCACATTCCCTACGGATTACATGGCAGCTTTACCCCCCAGTACTTTGGACCCGATGTGAATGTAACAGAAAATTAA
- a CDS encoding folate/biopterin family MFS transporter has translation MIVSSSALNRLKESLSQKTFFGHELNTELIAILLVYFVQGILGLSRLAVSFFLKDELSLGPAQVSALFGIVALPWMVKPLFGFISDGLPILGYRRRPYLILSGLLGAMSWVALATIVHTAWAATLAISLSSLSVAVSDVIVDSLVVERARKESVSDAGSLQSLCWGASAAGSLITAYFSGLLLEHFSTRTVFGITASFPLIVSLVAWLIVETRLEHRPDWSAVTHQFKQLRQALTQKSIWMPTVFLFLWQATPTADSAFFFFTTNELGFEPEFLGRVRLVTSIASLLGIWMFQRFFRAVSFRKVFGWSMVVSAVLGMSMLLLVTHTNRTLGIDDRWFSLGDSLILTVMGQIAYMPVLVLAARLCPPGVEATLFALLMSVNNLAGLVSYELGAVMMHWFGINEHNFNALWLLVVITNLSTLLPLPLLGWLPAAGAEQSEDGLPQGEHQLPVLQPVLELDLSSPKHLGQPFLPDLMPELVSQPVLRERLEESVE, from the coding sequence ATGATTGTTTCTTCGTCAGCTCTGAATCGGCTCAAGGAATCTCTCAGTCAAAAGACTTTCTTCGGCCATGAGCTGAATACTGAGCTGATAGCAATTCTACTGGTCTACTTTGTGCAGGGGATCCTGGGGCTGTCCCGCCTGGCGGTCAGCTTTTTCCTGAAAGATGAACTCAGTCTTGGACCTGCCCAGGTTTCGGCCCTGTTTGGGATTGTTGCCCTCCCCTGGATGGTTAAGCCTCTGTTCGGCTTTATTTCAGATGGGCTGCCGATTCTAGGCTACCGCCGCCGCCCCTACCTGATCCTGTCAGGCTTGCTGGGGGCAATGTCCTGGGTGGCTCTGGCAACGATCGTCCATACTGCCTGGGCTGCCACCCTGGCGATTTCCCTCAGTTCCCTTTCGGTCGCTGTCAGCGATGTGATTGTCGATTCTCTGGTAGTCGAACGAGCCCGGAAGGAGTCGGTCAGTGACGCCGGGTCTTTGCAATCCCTCTGCTGGGGAGCCTCGGCTGCGGGCAGCCTGATTACGGCTTATTTCAGTGGTCTCCTGCTGGAGCACTTCAGTACCCGGACTGTATTTGGAATTACGGCGTCCTTTCCCCTGATTGTGTCTCTAGTGGCCTGGTTGATTGTCGAAACCAGGTTGGAGCATCGTCCAGATTGGTCTGCCGTAACCCATCAATTCAAACAGTTGCGACAGGCACTGACACAGAAATCGATCTGGATGCCCACTGTTTTTCTTTTCCTCTGGCAAGCAACCCCCACAGCAGATTCAGCTTTTTTCTTTTTCACTACCAATGAATTGGGCTTCGAACCCGAATTTTTGGGTCGAGTACGGTTGGTGACTAGCATTGCTTCTTTGCTGGGGATTTGGATGTTTCAGCGATTCTTTCGGGCCGTTTCCTTCCGCAAAGTTTTTGGCTGGTCTATGGTGGTTTCTGCGGTTCTGGGCATGTCAATGCTGCTCCTGGTCACCCATACGAATCGTACCCTGGGCATCGACGATCGCTGGTTTAGTTTGGGGGATAGCCTGATTCTGACCGTGATGGGCCAGATTGCCTACATGCCGGTGCTGGTGCTGGCGGCCCGCCTCTGTCCCCCAGGGGTGGAAGCTACCCTGTTTGCCCTGCTGATGTCGGTGAACAACCTGGCCGGACTGGTTTCCTATGAACTGGGTGCAGTGATGATGCACTGGTTTGGCATCAATGAGCACAACTTCAATGCCCTCTGGCTCCTGGTGGTGATTACAAACCTCAGTACCCTGCTGCCCCTTCCCTTGCTGGGCTGGCTCCCTGCGGCTGGGGCAGAGCAATCCGAGGACGGATTGCCCCAGGGTGAACATCAGCTTCCAGTCTTACAACCCGTCCTGGAGCTTGATCTGTCCAGTCCCAAGCATCTGGGACAACCTTTTTTACCTGACTTAATGCCCGAACTGGTGTCCCAACCCGTGCTCAGAGAACGCCTGGAAGAGTCGGTAGAATGA
- a CDS encoding putative 2-dehydropantoate 2-reductase: MPFELKSDRRYAILGTGALGGFYGARLQKAGAEVHFLLHRDYDHVAQRGLVIESPDGDFTLPIVHAYSDVSKLPPCDVVVVALKTTQNHLLPDLLPSIVQPEGVVLVLQNGLGIEPAVARIVGADRVIGGLCFLCSNKVGPGHIRHLDYSEIKLGEYGPDYSPVGISQRMRQIAEDFERAGIPMKLAEDLLLARWQKLVWNIPFNGLSVILNARTDELMADPDTRLLAEQLMQEVAAGALSEGRVISQGFIQQMLDHTAKMKPYHTSMKLDYDRHHPLEIDMMFGYPLSRVQAAGTELPKIAVLYQQLKFLNQRNLHPREQADGTQ, from the coding sequence ATGCCTTTTGAACTCAAGTCTGACCGGCGTTATGCCATTCTGGGCACAGGAGCCCTAGGAGGCTTCTATGGGGCTCGTTTGCAGAAAGCAGGGGCAGAAGTCCATTTTCTCCTGCATCGAGATTATGACCATGTGGCCCAGCGGGGCCTGGTGATCGAATCTCCGGATGGGGACTTTACCTTGCCGATCGTCCATGCCTATTCAGACGTTAGCAAATTGCCCCCCTGTGATGTGGTTGTGGTAGCCCTGAAAACGACCCAAAACCATCTGCTCCCAGACCTGTTACCTTCGATCGTTCAGCCGGAGGGGGTGGTTTTGGTCTTGCAGAATGGGTTAGGCATAGAGCCAGCGGTAGCCCGCATCGTGGGAGCAGATCGGGTGATCGGCGGTCTTTGCTTCCTCTGTTCCAATAAGGTTGGCCCCGGCCATATTCGCCATCTGGACTACAGCGAGATCAAACTGGGGGAATATGGTCCCGACTACAGCCCTGTCGGCATCAGCCAGCGGATGAGGCAAATTGCCGAGGACTTTGAGCGGGCAGGTATTCCCATGAAACTGGCGGAGGATTTACTCCTGGCCCGCTGGCAGAAACTGGTCTGGAATATTCCGTTCAATGGGTTGTCAGTGATTCTAAATGCCCGCACCGATGAATTGATGGCGGATCCAGACACCCGCCTGTTGGCAGAGCAACTGATGCAGGAGGTGGCTGCGGGAGCCCTATCGGAGGGCCGCGTCATCTCGCAGGGGTTCATTCAGCAAATGCTGGACCATACCGCCAAAATGAAGCCTTACCACACCAGCATGAAGCTGGATTATGATCGACACCACCCCCTGGAAATAGACATGATGTTTGGCTATCCTCTGAGCAGGGTTCAGGCAGCAGGAACCGAGCTTCCTAAAATTGCTGTGCTATACCAGCAGTTAAAGTTTTTGAATCAGCGCAATCTGCACCCAAGGGAACAGGCCGATGGAACTCAGTGA
- a CDS encoding GFA family protein: MVELVRYTGGCHCGAVRFRVLVDRHEATDCNCSICRKKGFLHLIVPAEQFTLLQGEEQLTSYRFNTGTAKHLFCRVCGIHAFYRPRSHPDGWDVNVRCLDGNVLSSFQVTPFDGANWEDHIHQLRSED; the protein is encoded by the coding sequence ATGGTAGAGTTGGTCCGCTATACCGGAGGATGTCATTGCGGTGCGGTGCGCTTTCGCGTTCTGGTCGATCGCCATGAAGCCACAGACTGTAATTGTTCTATCTGCAGGAAGAAAGGATTTCTCCATCTCATTGTCCCGGCGGAGCAGTTCACGCTCCTCCAGGGAGAGGAGCAGCTTACCTCCTACAGGTTCAATACCGGCACGGCAAAACATCTCTTTTGCAGGGTGTGCGGGATTCATGCTTTCTACCGCCCCCGCTCCCACCCTGATGGCTGGGATGTCAATGTCCGCTGTCTGGATGGCAATGTGCTCTCCAGCTTTCAGGTCACCCCTTTTGATGGCGCAAACTGGGAAGACCATATTCACCAACTGCGATCGGAAGATTAA
- a CDS encoding thioredoxin family protein → MNRAVIKFSSEDCGICHKMSFYDEKVTEELGLRFVSVKMQDTATYRQYRKILLTQYPDKAEMGWPTYILCDEPEGEFKILGEVKGGHPKGEFRQKLQEVLAGLE, encoded by the coding sequence ATGAATCGCGCTGTCATCAAATTTTCTTCAGAAGATTGTGGAATTTGCCACAAAATGTCTTTTTACGACGAGAAAGTAACTGAGGAATTGGGATTACGCTTTGTCAGTGTCAAGATGCAGGATACTGCTACCTATCGACAGTATCGCAAGATTCTTCTGACTCAATATCCCGATAAGGCTGAAATGGGCTGGCCCACCTACATCCTCTGTGATGAACCGGAAGGGGAATTTAAGATTTTAGGTGAGGTAAAAGGCGGGCACCCGAAGGGAGAGTTTCGCCAAAAGTTGCAGGAAGTTCTGGCTGGGCTGGAATAG
- a CDS encoding PPC domain-containing DNA-binding protein, with protein MNVLPLRLGPHQDLRQSLREFTQAHQIQAGFILTAVGSLRQATLRLANQREPQVFQGKFEIVSLVGTLSIHGLHLHLSLADETGATIGGHLQEGCPIYTTAEIVIGSTPDYIFLRQPDEQTGFRELYIQPAPDRLP; from the coding sequence ATGAACGTCTTGCCCCTGCGGTTAGGTCCTCACCAGGACCTGCGTCAGAGTCTGAGGGAGTTCACCCAGGCCCATCAGATCCAGGCTGGTTTTATCCTGACTGCTGTGGGTAGCCTGCGGCAGGCAACGCTCCGGCTAGCCAACCAACGTGAGCCCCAGGTCTTCCAGGGCAAATTTGAGATTGTTTCTCTGGTTGGAACCCTTTCCATCCACGGATTGCATCTGCACCTATCTCTGGCCGATGAAACGGGAGCCACCATTGGGGGGCATCTCCAGGAGGGTTGCCCCATCTACACAACAGCAGAAATTGTCATTGGTAGCACGCCAGACTATATTTTCCTGCGACAGCCTGACGAACAGACTGGGTTCCGGGAATTGTACATTCAACCTGCCCCCGATCGATTGCCATAA
- the trxA gene encoding thioredoxin, with protein sequence MGTATFIQDEAELDSLLGNESLLVVDCTATWCGPCKLVAPLMDRLAEEYGDQVKVFKLDLDSNKPVAKRFGIRSIPAVMFFKQGELMETLIGVKPYEEFSSALQRHLP encoded by the coding sequence ATGGGCACAGCTACGTTTATTCAAGATGAAGCTGAACTGGATTCCCTTCTGGGCAATGAATCTCTGTTGGTTGTAGATTGCACCGCAACATGGTGTGGTCCCTGCAAACTTGTGGCCCCCTTGATGGATCGACTGGCAGAGGAGTATGGCGATCAGGTCAAAGTTTTCAAACTCGATCTGGACAGTAACAAACCTGTGGCCAAACGATTTGGAATTAGAAGTATTCCGGCTGTCATGTTTTTTAAGCAGGGTGAGCTGATGGAAACCCTGATCGGGGTCAAGCCCTACGAGGAATTTAGCAGTGCCTTACAACGCCATTTGCCCTGA
- a CDS encoding ATP-dependent helicase, with protein MISEQDLQTIRNSLRSGQQEMTDWQSGPLAVSAVPGSGKSTGMAAAAAIAIVRHQLHNRRQLMIVTFTRSAAANIRAKVRAYLQNKSPVLNAFTVHTLHGLALNIATRHPNLSGMSLDRLTLVTPNQNHHLIRTCVEQWIAENPQPYQRLLEGLQFDGEETERLRRQSVLRTEVLPDLAQTVIHEAKSSGYLPADLRELQTSADRDAIADDYGVLAIAAGLYDRYQDLLRIRGWIDYDDMILGARRVLQDETARQLWQDQVFAVFEDEAQDSTPLQTELLEILAAGTGGADRPNLVRVGDPNQAINSTFTPADPVYFRQFCDRCSREGRLVVMDRAGRSSPRIMEAANFILEWVNHKIREMGRLQAPTDLPFRLQTIHPVAGDDPQADANPQPAGRGLELCLPEDIDHTAAWIGSRVIELFADHPEGRAAILVRENRQGRFLAEALGYLEAQGIQVYDVSRRERYSKVPAEILALLQFMDRPHSSEYLKGALAVLVNRQLIPTQDLNAIAALPERFLYPGPLDPPQADAVRQARRYCTGLLRARLELPYYQLIPFLSLTLTYDQSELATADKLAERVARQVLREEQPQRYAPAMGSILTILREIVGSERFEPVETEDPESRYVRPGQLTIITMHKAKGLDWDYVFLPFLHAQLIPGSLRVPLQAQFLGNFTLAEVARAQIRAGLHNQFPLPDVGSAWERAQQLKTAEEYRLLYVAMTRAKRLLWMAADRRAPFTWSNLDNLEEKQPCPALTALQERFPDSVIIARPNH; from the coding sequence ATGATTTCTGAGCAAGATCTGCAGACGATTCGTAACAGTCTGAGGTCAGGCCAGCAAGAAATGACAGACTGGCAGTCAGGGCCTCTAGCTGTGTCTGCGGTACCGGGGTCTGGAAAATCTACAGGGATGGCTGCTGCTGCCGCGATCGCGATCGTCCGCCATCAGCTTCACAATCGGCGGCAGCTCATGATCGTGACCTTTACCCGATCGGCGGCAGCCAATATCAGGGCCAAGGTTCGGGCTTATCTGCAGAACAAATCCCCGGTCCTGAATGCATTTACAGTTCATACCCTGCATGGTCTGGCGTTGAATATTGCCACGCGCCATCCTAATCTGTCAGGGATGAGCCTGGATCGGTTGACGCTGGTGACGCCAAACCAGAATCATCACCTGATTCGGACCTGTGTGGAACAATGGATTGCCGAAAATCCTCAGCCCTATCAACGCCTGCTAGAGGGGTTGCAATTTGATGGGGAGGAAACCGAGCGGCTGCGCCGTCAATCGGTCTTGCGAACTGAAGTGTTACCTGACTTGGCTCAGACGGTGATCCATGAGGCCAAGAGTTCGGGCTATCTCCCCGCTGATCTGAGGGAACTACAAACCAGTGCCGACAGGGATGCCATTGCGGATGATTACGGCGTGCTGGCGATCGCGGCTGGTCTCTATGACCGATATCAAGATCTGCTGCGTATCCGGGGTTGGATTGACTACGATGATATGATTCTGGGGGCCAGACGGGTTCTGCAGGACGAGACAGCCCGTCAACTGTGGCAGGATCAGGTGTTTGCTGTGTTTGAGGATGAGGCTCAGGACTCTACACCGCTGCAAACTGAACTGTTGGAAATTTTGGCCGCTGGGACTGGAGGGGCCGATCGACCCAATCTGGTCCGGGTTGGTGATCCCAATCAGGCGATTAACTCCACCTTCACGCCAGCCGATCCAGTCTATTTTCGCCAGTTTTGCGATCGTTGCAGCCGCGAGGGCCGACTGGTCGTCATGGACCGGGCTGGCCGCAGTAGCCCCAGAATTATGGAGGCGGCCAATTTTATTCTGGAGTGGGTGAACCACAAAATCCGGGAAATGGGCCGATTACAGGCTCCGACTGACTTGCCTTTTCGCTTGCAGACCATTCACCCGGTGGCAGGGGATGATCCTCAAGCGGATGCGAACCCGCAACCAGCGGGGCGGGGACTGGAACTTTGTCTACCTGAGGATATTGATCACACTGCCGCATGGATTGGGTCACGGGTGATAGAACTGTTTGCTGACCACCCAGAGGGGCGGGCAGCAATTTTGGTGCGGGAAAACAGACAGGGGCGGTTTCTGGCTGAGGCCCTGGGCTATCTGGAGGCGCAGGGCATCCAGGTTTATGATGTCAGTCGCCGGGAGCGCTACTCCAAGGTTCCCGCAGAGATTCTGGCTCTCTTGCAGTTTATGGACCGACCCCATTCGTCAGAATATTTGAAAGGGGCGCTGGCCGTGCTGGTTAACCGGCAGTTGATCCCGACGCAAGATCTGAATGCGATCGCAGCCCTGCCCGAACGCTTCCTGTACCCTGGCCCCTTAGATCCGCCCCAGGCAGATGCTGTGCGGCAGGCCCGTCGTTACTGCACTGGGCTCTTGCGGGCGCGATTGGAATTACCTTACTACCAGTTGATTCCCTTTCTCTCTCTGACCTTAACCTATGATCAGTCCGAACTGGCGACCGCTGATAAGCTGGCCGAAAGGGTTGCCCGTCAGGTCTTGCGGGAAGAACAGCCCCAAAGGTATGCGCCAGCCATGGGCTCAATTCTGACCATTCTGCGGGAAATTGTTGGTTCGGAACGATTTGAGCCCGTGGAAACAGAGGATCCGGAGTCCCGCTATGTTCGCCCCGGACAACTGACCATCATTACGATGCATAAAGCGAAAGGGCTGGATTGGGATTATGTGTTCCTGCCCTTTCTGCATGCACAGTTAATCCCTGGTAGTTTGCGAGTTCCCCTACAGGCCCAGTTTCTGGGCAACTTTACCCTGGCTGAAGTGGCCAGAGCCCAGATTCGGGCTGGACTGCACAATCAGTTTCCGTTACCGGATGTTGGTAGTGCCTGGGAACGGGCACAACAGTTGAAAACTGCCGAGGAATACCGCTTGCTTTATGTGGCCATGACTAGGGCGAAGCGGTTGCTCTGGATGGCAGCCGATCGACGGGCTCCCTTTACCTGGAGTAACCTGGATAACCTGGAGGAAAAACAACCCTGTCCGGCATTAACTGCCTTGCAAGAGCGGTTTCCCGATTCGGTTATTATCGCCAGACCCAACCATTAA
- a CDS encoding 2OG-Fe(II) oxygenase, whose translation MQLLLLGGYQYTIHLRSDDPLLRKLQDVLMLHSQGQTRGACGIFQIPLEGGIASLCFPGEHLVGIVTEPPFKMKVPGELDASSPLSTTSPLSPEVLISEYWQIDNFLTRDEHKRLLSYVLEQEANFVPTSTSTDEADYRKSVVLYAFPEFEDLIRRRIQAIMPDILRKLKITPFPISQVEAQLTAHNDGNYYREHNDNGSPDTALRELTYVYYFYREPKSFSGGELRIYDSQIDNDMYVPAESYRDVDPRNNSIVFFLSRYSHEVLKVNCPSQQFADSRFTINGWVWR comes from the coding sequence GTGCAACTCTTGCTTCTGGGTGGATATCAGTACACAATTCATCTGCGATCGGATGATCCCCTGCTGCGAAAGTTGCAAGATGTTCTAATGCTGCACTCTCAGGGGCAAACCCGTGGAGCCTGTGGCATTTTCCAAATTCCCCTGGAAGGCGGCATCGCTTCCCTCTGTTTTCCCGGAGAACATCTGGTGGGGATCGTGACTGAGCCGCCATTTAAAATGAAGGTTCCTGGGGAATTAGATGCCTCTTCACCCCTCAGCACGACGAGCCCCCTGTCGCCAGAAGTATTGATTTCAGAGTACTGGCAAATTGATAATTTTCTGACTCGGGATGAGCACAAACGCCTTCTGAGCTATGTGCTGGAACAGGAGGCTAATTTCGTCCCCACCTCCACCTCTACGGATGAAGCTGATTACCGCAAATCGGTTGTCCTCTATGCTTTCCCTGAATTTGAAGACTTAATCCGCAGACGAATTCAGGCCATTATGCCGGATATCCTGCGGAAGTTGAAAATTACTCCCTTTCCCATTTCCCAGGTGGAAGCCCAGTTAACAGCCCACAACGATGGCAATTACTATCGGGAGCACAATGATAACGGTAGTCCTGATACAGCGCTGCGAGAACTGACCTACGTCTACTACTTCTACCGGGAACCCAAGTCCTTCTCAGGCGGGGAACTTCGCATCTACGATAGCCAGATTGACAATGATATGTATGTTCCAGCAGAATCTTACCGGGATGTAGACCCTCGCAACAACAGTATTGTCTTTTTCCTGAGCCGTTACTCCCATGAAGTATTGAAAGTCAACTGCCCTTCTCAACAATTTGCAGACAGCCGATTTACGATTAATGGTTGGGTCTGGCGATAA
- a CDS encoding vitamin K epoxide reductase family protein: MVSRRRSTPWIQRWSRPIIGAIATLGALNTGYLTYEKFAGGTAGCPSGGCDTVLASAYATVLGQPLALFGLLAYIAMGTMAIGPLLINPDTQKDLRRKLEDLTWLGLFMGSAAMAVFSGYLMYILATQLKAFCPYCIASALFAGSLFLLSLLGRAWEDGGQLFFIGIIVAVVTLTGTLGIYSGINKAPQSAGNSGPPIVATSGSAEIALAEYLTQSGAKFYGAYWCPHCHDQKELFGSQAVTKLPYIECAPEGKSSQTDVCRAQGENLKYFPTWEIKGKFYSGTKSLEELSKLSGYDGPRNFQNTLPGP; encoded by the coding sequence ATGGTCAGTCGCCGTCGTTCTACTCCGTGGATCCAACGCTGGTCTCGCCCGATCATTGGGGCGATCGCCACCCTGGGGGCCCTCAACACGGGCTACCTGACCTATGAGAAGTTTGCCGGTGGGACTGCTGGTTGCCCCAGCGGTGGCTGTGATACTGTTCTAGCCAGCGCCTATGCCACTGTCTTGGGCCAACCTCTGGCCCTATTTGGCTTACTGGCTTATATCGCCATGGGAACAATGGCGATCGGGCCGTTGCTGATCAACCCAGATACCCAGAAAGACCTGCGCCGTAAACTGGAGGATCTGACCTGGTTAGGTCTGTTCATGGGCAGTGCGGCTATGGCCGTCTTCAGTGGGTATTTGATGTACATTCTCGCCACCCAACTGAAAGCATTCTGTCCCTATTGCATTGCCTCGGCTCTGTTTGCTGGGAGCCTGTTCCTTCTGTCATTACTGGGACGGGCCTGGGAAGATGGGGGACAACTTTTCTTTATTGGAATTATTGTGGCGGTTGTCACCTTGACGGGCACTCTGGGGATTTACTCAGGCATCAATAAAGCCCCTCAATCCGCTGGTAATTCTGGACCGCCGATCGTCGCCACTTCTGGATCAGCGGAAATTGCTCTAGCCGAATACCTGACCCAGTCAGGAGCTAAGTTCTACGGGGCTTACTGGTGTCCCCACTGCCATGACCAGAAAGAACTGTTTGGCAGTCAGGCCGTGACCAAACTTCCCTATATTGAGTGTGCGCCAGAAGGGAAAAGCTCTCAGACTGATGTGTGTAGAGCCCAGGGGGAAAATTTGAAGTATTTCCCCACCTGGGAAATTAAGGGTAAGTTCTACTCCGGTACCAAATCCCTGGAAGAGCTCTCTAAACTGTCTGGCTATGATGGTCCTCGTAACTTCCAGAACACCTTACCTGGCCCCTAA
- the btpA gene encoding photosystem I biogenesis protein BtpA, translating to MDLYQTFKTPNPIIGVVHLLPLPASPRWGGSLKAVIDRAEQEATALAAGGVDGIIVENFFDAPFPKDQVDAAVISAMTVVVQRLMNLVTIPVGINVLRNDAHSAMAIATCVRAAFIRVNVLTGVMATDQGLIEGCAYDLLRYRRELGSEVKILADVLVKHARPLGSPNLTVAVQDTIERGLADAIILSGWATGSPPTLEDLELARAAAGGTPVFIGSGASWENIHTLIQAADGVIVSSSLKRHGRINQPIDPIRVSRFVEATRRSLAEPARKPGALPAELSPCPE from the coding sequence GTGGACTTATATCAAACCTTTAAAACTCCGAACCCCATCATTGGAGTCGTTCATCTACTCCCTCTACCTGCATCCCCACGTTGGGGAGGTAGCCTCAAAGCTGTCATCGATCGCGCTGAACAAGAAGCTACTGCTCTGGCTGCGGGCGGGGTAGATGGGATTATCGTTGAGAACTTTTTCGATGCCCCATTCCCTAAGGATCAGGTGGATGCTGCAGTGATCAGTGCCATGACGGTGGTGGTGCAGCGATTGATGAACCTGGTCACGATTCCCGTTGGGATCAATGTCCTGCGAAATGATGCCCATAGCGCCATGGCCATTGCCACCTGTGTTCGGGCCGCATTTATCCGGGTCAACGTTCTGACTGGGGTCATGGCAACCGATCAGGGGCTGATTGAAGGTTGCGCTTACGATCTCCTGCGGTACCGGCGGGAATTGGGCAGCGAGGTCAAAATCCTGGCTGATGTCCTAGTCAAGCATGCCCGTCCCCTGGGCTCCCCTAATCTCACTGTGGCCGTACAGGACACGATCGAGCGCGGTCTGGCCGATGCCATTATTCTGTCTGGATGGGCCACCGGTAGCCCTCCCACCCTGGAAGACCTGGAACTGGCCAGGGCCGCTGCTGGCGGAACGCCTGTCTTCATCGGCAGCGGGGCCAGTTGGGAGAATATCCATACCCTGATCCAGGCCGCCGATGGGGTGATTGTTTCCAGTTCGCTGAAACGCCATGGGCGAATCAATCAGCCGATCGACCCGATTCGAGTCAGCCGATTTGTCGAGGCCACCCGTCGCAGTCTGGCTGAGCCAGCCCGTAAACCGGGTGCACTTCCGGCTGAGCTATCCCCCTGCCCTGAGTAA